A region of Streptomyces sp. NBC_01267 DNA encodes the following proteins:
- a CDS encoding glycoside hydrolase family 3 protein, with amino-acid sequence MTTITTGTDTLTRDALAVLQPGFTGTTPPDWLLRRIGEGLASVGLFGRNIASAPQLAALTARLREERDDILVAIDEEGGDVTRLEVRSGSSFPGNLALGAVDDPELTRAVAHELGRRLAECGVNLNWAPSADVNSNPDNPVIGVRSFGADTALVARHTAAYIEGLQAAGVAACTKHFPGHGDTAVDSHHALPRIDVDLETLHARELVPFRAAIAAGSKSVMSAHILLPALDRERPATLSPQILTGLLRQELGYEGLIVTDGMEMQAIASTYGIERGSVLAVAAGADAICVGGGLCDEQTVLRLRDALVAAVRAGDLPEERLADAAARVRALAAWTRQARGASEPGAAAQEGTAPGTGIGLTAARRALKVTPGAEYRPLTSAPYVAAFTPVANIAVGDETPWGIAAELAALLPGTGTGTYDATASVDAVLAAAGERRIVAVVRDVHRHPWMAAALDGLLAARADTVVVEMGVPRAEPRGALHIATHGAARVCGRAAAEVVAGTAPR; translated from the coding sequence ATGACCACCATCACCACGGGTACGGACACACTCACCCGCGACGCGCTCGCCGTCCTCCAGCCCGGCTTCACCGGCACCACGCCGCCCGACTGGCTGCTGCGCAGGATCGGCGAAGGACTGGCGTCCGTCGGCCTGTTCGGCCGGAACATCGCCTCGGCCCCGCAACTCGCCGCGCTCACCGCCCGGTTGCGGGAGGAGCGCGACGACATCCTCGTCGCGATCGACGAGGAGGGCGGCGACGTCACCCGCCTCGAAGTGCGCAGCGGGTCCTCCTTCCCCGGCAATCTCGCGCTCGGCGCGGTCGACGACCCGGAGCTGACCAGGGCCGTCGCCCACGAACTGGGCCGGCGTCTCGCCGAGTGCGGCGTCAACCTCAACTGGGCGCCGTCCGCCGACGTCAACTCGAACCCGGACAATCCAGTCATAGGTGTACGGTCCTTCGGTGCCGACACCGCACTCGTCGCCCGGCACACCGCCGCGTACATCGAGGGCCTCCAGGCCGCCGGTGTCGCGGCCTGCACCAAGCACTTCCCCGGCCACGGCGACACCGCCGTCGACTCGCACCACGCGCTGCCCCGCATCGACGTGGACCTGGAGACGCTGCACGCCCGCGAACTGGTGCCGTTCCGGGCCGCGATCGCCGCGGGTTCCAAATCCGTCATGAGTGCGCATATCCTGCTTCCCGCACTCGACCGCGAGCGCCCCGCGACGCTGAGCCCGCAGATCCTCACCGGGCTGCTGCGTCAGGAGCTCGGGTACGAGGGGCTGATCGTCACCGACGGCATGGAGATGCAGGCCATCGCGTCGACGTACGGCATCGAACGCGGCAGCGTCCTCGCCGTCGCGGCGGGAGCCGACGCCATCTGCGTGGGCGGCGGCCTCTGTGACGAGCAGACCGTGCTGCGCCTGCGCGACGCGCTGGTGGCGGCGGTACGGGCAGGAGATCTGCCCGAGGAACGGCTGGCGGACGCAGCCGCGCGCGTACGTGCGCTCGCGGCGTGGACCCGCCAGGCCAGGGGGGCTTCGGAGCCGGGCGCGGCTGCACAGGAGGGGACCGCGCCCGGCACCGGCATCGGACTCACGGCGGCCCGCCGGGCGCTGAAGGTCACCCCGGGCGCCGAATACCGGCCGCTGACCTCGGCCCCGTACGTCGCGGCCTTCACGCCGGTGGCCAACATCGCGGTCGGCGACGAGACCCCGTGGGGCATCGCCGCGGAACTGGCGGCGCTGCTGCCGGGCACCGGGACGGGGACGTACGACGCGACCGCGTCGGTCGACGCGGTGCTGGCCGCCGCCGGGGAGCGCCGGATCGTCGCGGTCGTCCGTGACGTCCACCGGCACCCCTGGATGGCCGCCGCGCTCGACGGCCTGCTGGCGGCGCGTGCCGACACGGTCGTGGTCGAGATGGGCGTCCCGCGGGCCGAGCCGCGCGGGGCGCTCCACATCGCCACCCACGGGGCCGCCCGGGTCTGCGGGCGCGCGGCGGCGGAGGTCGTCGCGGGCACGGCTCCGCGGTAA
- a CDS encoding sensor histidine kinase — MNDLVRQHTALSDTDLEWLHLLVSEWQLLSDLSFADLVLWVPTRDGTRYVSVAQMRPNTGPTSYQDDMVGHLVPRGRRPLLDAALDEGRIVREGDPEWREEVPVRVESIPVRREGRVLGVIARNTNLLTVRTPSRLELTYLQSASDLAQMIAAGSFPFPGQQVDMDASPRVGDGMIRLDADGVVQYASPNALSAYHRLGLASDLVGQHLGQLTTDLAPARGPVDEAMVKLASGYAPRETEVEGNDGVIQLRAIPLSPKGTRIGSLVLLRDVTELRRRERELITKDATIREIHHRVKNNLQTVAALLRLQARRMDSDQGKEALNEAVRRVGSIAIVHETLSQNLDERVEFDEIADRVIAMVAEISPGKVNCRRTGRFGILDAEVATPLSMVLTEVLQNALEHAFAPGDLGTVEVSAVRGGMRDDARLLITVQDDGRGLPEGFDAKTAGNLGLQIVRTLVEGELGGSFDMVPAPERGTQVVLDIPVPADK; from the coding sequence ATGAACGACCTCGTCCGCCAGCACACCGCTCTGAGCGATACCGACCTCGAGTGGCTCCACCTGCTGGTCTCGGAGTGGCAGCTGCTCTCCGACCTGTCCTTCGCCGACCTCGTGCTGTGGGTTCCCACCCGCGACGGCACCCGCTACGTCTCGGTGGCGCAGATGCGGCCGAACACCGGCCCCACCTCCTACCAGGACGACATGGTCGGCCATCTCGTTCCGCGCGGTCGGCGCCCGTTGCTCGACGCCGCCCTCGACGAGGGCCGGATCGTCCGCGAGGGCGACCCGGAGTGGCGCGAGGAGGTGCCGGTGCGGGTCGAGTCCATCCCGGTACGCCGCGAGGGGCGGGTGCTGGGCGTGATCGCCCGCAACACGAACCTGCTCACGGTCCGCACCCCCTCCCGCCTCGAACTCACCTACCTCCAGTCGGCCTCCGACCTGGCCCAGATGATCGCCGCCGGGTCCTTCCCGTTCCCCGGCCAGCAGGTCGACATGGACGCGTCCCCCCGCGTGGGCGACGGGATGATCCGCCTCGACGCGGACGGCGTGGTCCAGTACGCCAGCCCGAACGCGCTCTCCGCCTACCACCGACTCGGCCTGGCGTCCGACCTGGTGGGCCAGCACCTGGGCCAACTCACCACCGACCTCGCCCCGGCCAGGGGACCGGTCGACGAGGCCATGGTCAAACTGGCCAGCGGTTACGCACCGCGTGAGACCGAGGTCGAGGGCAACGACGGGGTGATCCAGCTCCGGGCGATTCCGCTCTCCCCGAAGGGCACCCGGATCGGCTCGCTCGTCCTGCTCCGGGACGTCACGGAACTGCGCCGCCGTGAACGTGAGTTGATCACCAAGGACGCCACCATCCGGGAGATCCACCACCGGGTGAAGAACAACCTCCAGACGGTGGCGGCCCTGTTGCGTCTCCAGGCGCGGAGGATGGATTCGGACCAGGGCAAGGAAGCGCTCAACGAGGCGGTGCGGCGCGTCGGTTCCATCGCGATCGTCCACGAGACGCTTTCGCAGAATCTGGACGAGCGCGTCGAGTTCGACGAGATCGCCGACCGCGTCATCGCGATGGTCGCCGAGATTTCTCCCGGCAAGGTGAACTGCCGTCGCACGGGCCGCTTCGGCATTCTCGACGCCGAGGTCGCGACCCCGCTCTCGATGGTGCTGACCGAGGTCCTGCAGAACGCTCTTGAACACGCCTTCGCCCCGGGCGATCTGGGAACGGTCGAGGTCTCCGCGGTCCGCGGCGGAATGCGCGACGACGCCCGGCTGCTGATCACGGTCCAGGACGACGGGCGCGGACTGCCCGAGGGATTCGACGCGAAGACCGCGGGAAATCTGGGCCTGCAAATCGTCCGGACGCTGGTCGAAGGCGAGTTGGGCGGCTCCTTCGACATGGTCCCGGCCCCGGAGCGCGGCACCCAGGTGGTGCTCGACATTCCGGTGCCCGCCGACAAGTAG
- a CDS encoding carbohydrate ABC transporter permease, with the protein MAVQTNPADVHQGAGPRGQADGGQERRRTRRLGAAPYLLMLPALAVTALFLGWPLVKNAMLSFQNLNMGQLIQHVTEWNGIQNYKDVLGGEDFWRVTLRTIVFTAANVVLIMVIGTLIGLLLARLGKKMRLTLMLGLVLAWAMPVVAASTVYQWLFAQRFGVVNYVLDKLGWHSMADYAWTGSQLSTFFVVTLLIVWQSIPFVAINLYAATTTIPKELYEAASLDGAGVWKSFTSVTFPFMRPFLYATTFLEVIWVFKSFAQLFTLNEGGPNRLTETLPVYAFVEGVGNQHYGMGAAISLLTILIMLGLTSYYLRIVLKQGEDEL; encoded by the coding sequence ATGGCAGTGCAGACCAATCCGGCGGATGTGCACCAGGGGGCCGGACCCCGCGGGCAGGCGGACGGGGGGCAGGAGCGCAGGCGGACCAGACGCCTGGGCGCGGCCCCCTACCTGTTGATGCTCCCGGCTCTCGCGGTGACCGCGTTGTTCCTCGGCTGGCCGCTGGTGAAGAACGCCATGCTGTCGTTCCAGAACCTCAACATGGGGCAGCTGATCCAGCATGTGACCGAGTGGAACGGCATCCAGAACTACAAGGACGTCCTCGGCGGCGAGGACTTCTGGCGGGTCACCCTCCGCACGATCGTCTTCACGGCCGCCAACGTCGTCCTGATCATGGTGATCGGCACCCTGATCGGACTGCTGCTCGCCCGGCTCGGCAAGAAGATGCGCCTGACGCTGATGCTCGGCCTGGTGCTCGCCTGGGCGATGCCGGTCGTCGCGGCCTCCACCGTCTACCAGTGGCTGTTCGCGCAGCGCTTCGGCGTCGTCAACTACGTGCTCGACAAGCTCGGCTGGCACTCGATGGCCGACTACGCCTGGACCGGGTCGCAGCTCTCCACCTTCTTCGTGGTCACCCTGCTGATCGTCTGGCAGTCGATACCGTTCGTGGCGATCAACCTCTACGCCGCGACGACGACCATCCCCAAGGAGCTGTACGAAGCCGCCTCGCTCGACGGCGCCGGCGTCTGGAAGAGCTTCACCTCGGTGACCTTCCCGTTCATGCGGCCCTTCCTGTACGCCACGACCTTCCTCGAGGTGATCTGGGTCTTCAAGTCCTTCGCGCAGCTCTTCACGCTGAACGAGGGCGGGCCGAACCGGCTCACCGAGACCCTGCCCGTGTACGCCTTCGTCGAAGGCGTCGGCAACCAGCACTACGGCATGGGCGCGGCGATCTCGCTGCTCACCATCCTGATCATGCTGGGCCTCACCTCGTACTACCTCCGCATCGTTCTCAAGCAAGGGGAGGACGAGCTGTGA
- a CDS encoding carbohydrate ABC transporter permease: MKRSLLGRIWPNATAIILFLGLIFPVYWMFSTAFKPTGDIISETPVWFPTNVTLDHFKTAVDAPNFWRMVGNSLTVTVVSVLLSLLIALFASFALARMRFKGRKGMIVIFMLAQMAPWEVMVIAVYMLVRDADMLNSLVPLTLFYMIMVLPFTVLTLRGYVAAVPKELEESAMVDGCSRPQAFVKVILPLLAPGLMATSLFGFITAWNEFPLVLILNKEPGAKTLPLWLSQFQSLFGDDWGATMAASSIFAIPILILFVYLQRKAVSGLTSGAVKG; this comes from the coding sequence GTGAAGCGCTCACTGCTCGGCCGCATCTGGCCCAACGCGACGGCGATCATCCTCTTCCTCGGGCTGATCTTCCCCGTCTACTGGATGTTCAGCACGGCGTTCAAGCCGACCGGGGACATCATCAGCGAGACCCCGGTGTGGTTCCCGACGAACGTCACGCTGGACCACTTCAAGACCGCTGTCGACGCCCCGAACTTCTGGCGCATGGTCGGCAACTCGCTGACCGTCACCGTGGTCTCGGTCCTGCTGTCGCTGCTGATCGCGCTCTTCGCGTCCTTCGCGCTCGCCCGCATGCGGTTCAAGGGCCGCAAGGGCATGATCGTGATCTTCATGCTCGCGCAGATGGCCCCCTGGGAGGTCATGGTCATCGCGGTCTACATGCTGGTCCGCGACGCGGACATGCTCAACAGCCTGGTCCCGCTGACCCTCTTCTACATGATCATGGTGCTGCCCTTCACCGTCCTGACGCTGCGCGGCTACGTCGCCGCCGTGCCGAAGGAGCTGGAGGAGTCCGCCATGGTCGACGGCTGCAGCCGCCCGCAGGCCTTCGTCAAGGTGATCCTGCCGCTGCTCGCCCCCGGGCTGATGGCCACCTCGCTCTTCGGTTTCATCACCGCGTGGAACGAATTCCCGCTGGTTCTCATCCTGAACAAGGAGCCCGGCGCGAAGACGCTTCCGCTCTGGCTCTCCCAGTTCCAGAGCCTGTTCGGTGACGACTGGGGTGCGACCATGGCGGCCTCGTCCATCTTCGCCATCCCGATCCTGATCCTCTTCGTCTATCTCCAGCGCAAGGCGGTCAGTGGTCTCACCTCCGGTGCAGTGAAGGGATAA
- the nagB gene encoding glucosamine-6-phosphate deaminase yields MEVVIVPDAKAGGEVIAEAMAGLLRRKPDALLGVATGSTPLPVYEALAAKVKAKAVDAARARICQLDEYVGLPAGHPESYRSVVLREVVEPLGLTESSFMGPDGSADDIPAACAAYDRALAEAGGVDLQLLGIGTDGHIGFNEPCSSLASRTRIKTLTEQTRIDNARFFDGDIDQVPHHVVTQGIGTILEARHVVLLATGEGKAEAVAQTVEGPVAALVPASALQLHPHATVVVDEAAASKLKLADYFRATFASKPEWQGL; encoded by the coding sequence GTGGAAGTTGTCATCGTCCCGGACGCCAAGGCAGGCGGCGAAGTCATCGCGGAGGCCATGGCCGGCCTGCTGCGCCGCAAGCCCGATGCTCTGCTCGGTGTCGCCACCGGCTCGACCCCGCTGCCCGTCTACGAAGCGCTGGCCGCCAAGGTGAAGGCCAAGGCCGTCGACGCCGCGCGGGCCCGCATCTGCCAGCTCGACGAGTACGTCGGCCTGCCGGCCGGGCACCCCGAGTCGTACCGCTCCGTGGTGCTGCGCGAGGTCGTCGAACCGCTCGGTCTGACCGAGTCCTCCTTCATGGGCCCCGACGGCTCCGCCGACGACATCCCGGCGGCCTGCGCCGCGTACGACCGGGCGCTCGCCGAGGCCGGGGGCGTCGACCTCCAGCTCCTGGGCATCGGCACCGACGGGCACATAGGCTTCAACGAGCCCTGCTCCTCGCTCGCTTCGCGCACCCGTATCAAGACCCTCACCGAGCAGACCCGGATCGACAACGCCCGGTTCTTCGACGGTGACATCGACCAGGTACCGCACCACGTCGTGACCCAGGGCATCGGCACCATCCTGGAGGCCCGCCACGTGGTGCTGCTCGCCACCGGTGAGGGCAAGGCGGAGGCCGTGGCACAGACCGTCGAGGGCCCGGTGGCCGCGCTGGTGCCCGCCTCGGCGCTCCAGTTGCACCCGCACGCCACGGTGGTCGTCGACGAGGCCGCGGCGTCGAAGCTGAAGCTGGCCGACTACTTCCGCGCGACGTTCGCGTCGAAGCCGGAGTGGCAGGGCCTGTAG
- a CDS encoding extracellular solute-binding protein has translation MKRGLIAAIGVAAMLASVAACGSDNDKDSSKKAGADGYKGQTLTVWTMSGSNPPGWTKTVQAEFEKKTQAKLNIQVQDWNGIQQKITTSLSESNPPDVLEIGNTQTPAYAKTGGLADLGDLKSEIGGSWADAVNKPSIYEGKQYALPWYIGNRVVMYNKKIFKDAGITTTPKTRAELFKDFDAIKKQGKAEPIYLPGQNWYFFDGLLVGKGVEPVKKEGDKYVSNLADPKVAEAMDVYKQYQSYSKAPKDKDEATPQQAEVFAKGKTGAIIAMGYEAGTALKANPKLKDDIGFFTIPGETADKPEGVFLGGSNFAVAAGSKKQDLAKEFLKIALSEKNDGALIKEAGWSPKGADQQKYTVGQPAAEAAGPASAKSGGTTPLIPEWAPVENPPNPIKTYMTLVLQGKSPAEAAKSVEADLDKRLSQQQ, from the coding sequence GTGAAGCGCGGACTCATCGCGGCGATCGGTGTAGCGGCAATGCTGGCCAGTGTTGCGGCCTGTGGCTCTGACAACGATAAGGACAGCAGCAAGAAGGCGGGGGCCGACGGTTACAAGGGGCAGACCCTGACCGTCTGGACCATGTCGGGGTCGAACCCTCCCGGGTGGACGAAGACGGTCCAGGCCGAGTTCGAGAAGAAGACCCAGGCCAAGCTGAACATCCAGGTCCAGGACTGGAACGGGATCCAGCAGAAGATCACCACGTCCCTCTCGGAGTCGAACCCGCCGGACGTCCTGGAGATCGGCAACACGCAGACCCCGGCGTACGCGAAGACCGGCGGCCTGGCCGACCTGGGCGATCTGAAGAGCGAGATCGGCGGCTCCTGGGCCGACGCGGTCAACAAGCCCTCCATCTACGAGGGCAAGCAGTACGCGCTGCCGTGGTACATCGGCAACCGCGTCGTGATGTACAACAAGAAGATCTTCAAGGACGCGGGCATCACCACGACCCCGAAGACGCGCGCCGAGCTCTTCAAGGACTTCGACGCCATCAAGAAGCAGGGCAAGGCCGAGCCCATCTACCTGCCCGGCCAGAACTGGTACTTCTTCGACGGTCTGCTCGTCGGCAAGGGCGTCGAGCCGGTGAAGAAGGAAGGCGACAAGTACGTCTCCAACCTCGCCGACCCGAAGGTCGCCGAAGCCATGGACGTGTACAAGCAGTACCAGTCCTACTCCAAGGCCCCCAAGGACAAGGACGAGGCGACCCCGCAGCAGGCCGAGGTCTTCGCCAAGGGCAAGACCGGCGCGATCATCGCGATGGGCTACGAGGCCGGTACCGCCCTCAAGGCCAACCCGAAGCTCAAGGACGACATCGGCTTCTTCACCATCCCCGGTGAGACCGCCGACAAGCCCGAGGGCGTCTTCCTCGGCGGGTCCAACTTCGCCGTTGCCGCGGGCAGCAAGAAGCAGGATCTCGCCAAGGAGTTCCTGAAGATCGCGCTCTCCGAGAAGAACGACGGCGCGCTCATCAAGGAGGCCGGCTGGTCGCCGAAGGGCGCCGACCAGCAGAAGTACACCGTGGGCCAGCCCGCCGCGGAGGCTGCCGGTCCGGCTTCGGCCAAGTCCGGTGGCACCACGCCGCTGATCCCCGAGTGGGCACCGGTCGAGAACCCGCCGAACCCGATCAAGACCTACATGACGCTGGTTCTGCAGGGGAAGTCCCCTGCGGAGGCTGCCAAGTCGGTCGAGGCGGACCTCGACAAGCGCCTCAGCCAGCAGCAGTAG
- a CDS encoding WhiB family transcriptional regulator — protein MDWRHNAVCREEDPELFFPIGNTGPALLQIEEAKAVCRRCPVMEQCLQWALESGQDSGVWGGLSEDERRAMKRRAARNRARNATA, from the coding sequence ATGGACTGGCGTCACAACGCCGTTTGTCGTGAGGAAGACCCGGAGCTGTTCTTCCCCATCGGCAACACCGGTCCCGCGCTGCTGCAGATCGAGGAAGCCAAGGCCGTCTGCCGCCGCTGCCCCGTCATGGAGCAGTGCCTGCAGTGGGCGCTCGAGTCCGGCCAGGACTCCGGCGTCTGGGGTGGCCTCAGCGAGGACGAGCGCCGCGCAATGAAGCGCCGTGCCGCTCGCAACCGGGCGCGTAACGCGACCGCCTGA
- a CDS encoding GntR family transcriptional regulator produces MSTDGGSSGTEAAAPGRTARVPKYYRLKRHLLDMTETLPPGTPVPPERTLAAEFDTSRTTVRQALQELVVEGRLERIQGKGTFVAKPKVSQALQLTSYTEDMRAQGLEPTSQLLDIGYVTADGSLAGLLDITAGGRVLRIERLRLASGEPMAIETTHLSAKRFPALRRSLVKYTSLYTALSEVYDVRLAEAEETIETSLATPREAGLLGTDVGLPMLMLSRHSIDERGEPVEWVRSVYRGDRYKFVARLQRPNG; encoded by the coding sequence ATGAGTACCGACGGGGGAAGCAGCGGGACCGAGGCCGCAGCGCCGGGACGTACCGCACGGGTGCCCAAGTACTACCGCCTCAAGCGGCACTTGCTCGACATGACGGAGACCCTGCCGCCCGGTACCCCGGTACCGCCGGAGCGGACCCTGGCCGCCGAGTTCGACACCTCGCGCACGACCGTGCGCCAGGCGCTCCAGGAGCTGGTCGTGGAGGGCCGCCTGGAACGGATCCAGGGCAAGGGCACCTTCGTCGCCAAGCCCAAGGTCTCGCAGGCCCTCCAACTCACCTCGTACACCGAGGACATGCGGGCCCAGGGACTCGAACCCACCTCCCAGCTGCTCGACATCGGCTATGTCACCGCCGACGGCTCGCTGGCCGGGCTGCTGGACATCACAGCGGGCGGGCGGGTGCTGCGGATCGAGCGGCTGCGGCTGGCGAGCGGTGAGCCGATGGCCATCGAGACGACCCACCTGTCGGCGAAGCGCTTCCCCGCGCTGCGCCGTTCACTGGTGAAGTACACCTCGCTCTACACCGCGCTGTCGGAGGTGTACGACGTCCGGCTGGCCGAGGCCGAGGAGACGATCGAGACCTCCCTGGCCACCCCGCGCGAGGCCGGGCTGCTCGGTACGGACGTCGGCCTGCCGATGCTGATGCTCTCGCGCCACTCGATCGACGAGCGGGGCGAGCCGGTGGAGTGGGTGCGCTCCGTGTACCGGGGCGACCGGTACAAGTTCGTCGCGCGACTGCAGCGGCCGAACGGCTGA
- the mctP gene encoding monocarboxylate uptake permease MctP, which yields MKDGVNGVALGVFIFFFVAVTVVGFLAARWRRAENAATLDEWGLGGRSFGTWVTWFLLGGDLYTAYTFVAVPAAVYAAGAAGFFAVPYTILVYPLIFTFLPRLWSVSHKHGYVTTSDFVRGRFGSKGLSLAVAVTGILATMPYIALQLVGIQAVLDVMGVGGEGSNWFVKDLPLLLAFAVLAAYTYSSGLRAPALIAFVKDGLIYLVILVAIIYIPMKLGGFHDIFAKAGDAFAQTNPATGKPRGALAPGAAGQWGYATLALGSALALFMYPHSITATLSSRSRNVIRRNTAILPLYSLMLGLLALLGFMAIAAGVKVKNGQLAIPQLFENMFPDWFAGVAFAAIGIGALVPAAIMSIAAANLFTRNIYKDFIKPEATPAQEAKVSKLVSLVVKVGALLFVLAMDPTVAINFQLLGGIWILQTMPALVGGLFTRWFHRWALLAGWAVGMAYGTLAAYGVASPTQAHFGGSSKEIPGIGQIGYIGLTAFVLNVVVTLVLTVVLNAVKAPAGIDETSPEDYTADAGDEDVQVDLPPATVGAPGGH from the coding sequence ATGAAGGACGGTGTGAACGGAGTCGCGCTCGGCGTCTTCATCTTCTTCTTCGTGGCCGTCACGGTCGTCGGCTTCCTGGCCGCGCGCTGGCGCCGCGCCGAGAACGCCGCCACCCTGGACGAATGGGGCCTGGGCGGACGGTCGTTCGGCACCTGGGTCACCTGGTTCCTGCTCGGCGGTGACCTCTACACGGCGTACACCTTCGTCGCCGTCCCGGCCGCCGTCTACGCGGCGGGCGCGGCGGGCTTCTTCGCCGTGCCGTACACGATCCTGGTCTACCCGCTGATCTTCACCTTCCTGCCGCGTCTGTGGTCCGTCTCGCACAAGCACGGCTACGTGACGACATCGGACTTCGTCCGCGGCCGGTTCGGCTCCAAGGGGCTCTCGCTGGCGGTCGCGGTCACCGGCATCCTCGCGACCATGCCGTACATCGCCCTGCAACTCGTCGGCATCCAGGCCGTGCTGGACGTGATGGGCGTCGGCGGCGAGGGCAGCAACTGGTTCGTCAAGGACCTCCCGCTGCTGCTCGCCTTCGCGGTGCTGGCGGCGTACACCTACTCCTCCGGGCTGCGCGCCCCCGCGCTGATCGCCTTCGTCAAGGACGGGCTGATCTACCTGGTCATCCTGGTGGCGATCATCTACATCCCGATGAAGCTGGGCGGCTTCCATGACATCTTCGCCAAGGCCGGTGACGCGTTCGCGCAGACCAACCCGGCGACGGGTAAGCCACGCGGCGCGCTGGCGCCGGGCGCCGCGGGTCAGTGGGGGTACGCGACGCTCGCGCTCGGCTCGGCGCTCGCGCTGTTCATGTATCCGCACTCGATCACCGCGACGCTCTCCTCGCGCAGCCGCAATGTGATCCGGCGCAACACCGCGATCCTGCCGCTGTACTCGCTGATGCTGGGGCTGCTCGCGCTGCTCGGCTTCATGGCGATCGCCGCCGGGGTCAAGGTGAAGAACGGACAGCTGGCGATCCCGCAGCTCTTCGAGAACATGTTCCCCGACTGGTTCGCGGGGGTGGCCTTCGCCGCCATCGGCATCGGCGCGCTGGTTCCCGCGGCGATCATGTCCATCGCGGCGGCGAACCTCTTCACCCGCAACATCTACAAGGACTTCATCAAACCGGAGGCGACACCCGCCCAGGAGGCCAAGGTCTCCAAGCTGGTCTCGCTCGTGGTGAAGGTCGGCGCGCTGCTCTTCGTCCTCGCCATGGACCCGACCGTCGCGATCAACTTCCAGCTCCTCGGCGGCATCTGGATCCTCCAGACGATGCCGGCACTGGTCGGCGGGCTGTTCACCCGGTGGTTCCACCGCTGGGCGCTGCTCGCGGGCTGGGCGGTCGGCATGGCGTACGGGACGCTGGCCGCGTACGGCGTGGCGAGCCCGACGCAGGCGCACTTCGGCGGCTCCTCCAAGGAGATCCCGGGCATCGGCCAGATCGGCTACATCGGGCTGACCGCGTTCGTGCTGAACGTGGTGGTGACGCTGGTGCTGACGGTCGTGCTCAACGCGGTCAAGGCCCCGGCCGGCATCGACGAGACCTCGCCGGAGGACTACACGGCGGACGCCGGCGACGAGGACGTACAGGTCGACCTCCCGCCGGCCACCGTCGGCGCCCCCGGCGGTCACTGA
- a CDS encoding DUF3311 domain-containing protein: MPATPEKRAVITPVRVIIAVCLIAPFVAMLWVGSYAKVDPAFIGIPFFYWYQMLWVLISTALTMIAYKLWQRDQRARKGGASA; this comes from the coding sequence ATGCCTGCCACGCCCGAGAAACGAGCGGTGATCACGCCGGTGCGCGTGATCATCGCGGTATGCCTGATCGCACCCTTTGTCGCCATGCTGTGGGTCGGTTCGTACGCGAAGGTGGACCCGGCGTTCATCGGCATCCCGTTCTTCTACTGGTACCAGATGCTCTGGGTCCTCATCTCGACCGCGCTGACGATGATCGCGTACAAGCTGTGGCAGCGTGACCAGCGCGCCCGCAAGGGAGGTGCGTCCGCATGA